One genomic segment of Primulina tabacum isolate GXHZ01 chromosome 9, ASM2559414v2, whole genome shotgun sequence includes these proteins:
- the LOC142556361 gene encoding LOW QUALITY PROTEIN: putative pre-mRNA-splicing factor ATP-dependent RNA helicase DEAH2 (The sequence of the model RefSeq protein was modified relative to this genomic sequence to represent the inferred CDS: deleted 1 base in 1 codon): MGTERKRKVSLFDVVDEASVSAKISRANGNDGMTASASTNNQWNGRDFSQRYYEILDKRKSLPVWHQKDEFLQALKANQALILVGETGSGKTTQIPQFVLEAVEIETPDKRKKFMVACTQPRRVAAMSVSRRVAEEMDVTIGEEVGYSIRFEDCSSAKTVLKYLTDGMLLREAMTDPLLERYKVIILDEAHERTLATDVLFGLLKEVLKNRPDLKLVVMSATLEAEKFQGYFSGAPLMKVPGRLHPVEIFYTQDPERDYLEAAIKTVIQIHTFEGPGDILVFLTGEEEIEDACRKMTKEIANIGDQVGPVKIVPLYSTLPPAMQQKIFEAAPPPVVEDGPPGRKIVVSTNIAETSLTIDGIVYVIDPGFAKQKVYNPRIRVESLLVSPISKASAHQRSGRAGRTQPGKCFRLYTEKSFNNDLVAQTYPEILRSNLANTVLTLKKLGIDDLVHFDFMDPPAPETLMRALEVLNYLGALDDDGNLTKLGEVMSELPLDPQMAKMLVVSPEFNCSNEILSVSAMLSVPNCFVRPREAQKAADEAKARFGHIDGDHLTLLNVYHAYKQNKEDPQWCYENFINHRALKSADNVRQQLARIMARFNLKLCSTDFNSRDYYVNIRKAMLAGYFMQVAHMERTGHYLTVKDNQVVHLHPSNCLDHKPEWVIYNEYVLTSRNFIRTVTDVRGEWLIDIAPHYYDLINFPNCEAKRQLEKLYKKRENSREEGKNRK; this comes from the exons ATGGGAACAGAGAGGAAAAGGAAGGTAAGCCTGTTTGACGTGGTGGACGAGGCATCGGTTTCGGCGAAGATCTCCAGAGCTAATGGAAACGATGGCATGACTGCTTCTGCTTCGACAAATAACCAGTGGAATGGAAGGGAC TTCTCTCAGAGATATTACGAGATTCTGGATAAGAGGAAGTCCCTCCCCGTATGGCATCAGAAAGATGAGTTCTTGCAGGCTCTTAAAGCTAATCAAGCCCTAATTCTTGTTGGGGAAACTGGCAGCGGTAAAACTACTCAG ATTCCTCAGTTTGTTCTAGAAGCTGTAGAGATAGAGACTCCGGATAAGCGCAAGAAGTTCATGGTTGCATGCACCCAGCCTCGGAGAGTGGCTGCAATGTCTGTTTCAAGAAGAGTGGCCGAAGAGATGGATGTAACTATTGGAGAGGAGGTAGGTTATAGTATTCGTTTTGAAGACTGCAGCAGTGCTAAAACAGTTTTGAA GTACTTAACAGATGGTATGCTTCTAAGAGAAGCAATGACTGATCCACTCTTGGAGAGATACAAAGTGATCATACTCGATGAGGCTCATGAGAGAACTTTGGCAACAGATGTTCTTTTTGGGCTTCTGAAGGAAGTGCTGAAAAATAGGCCTGACTTGAAGCTAGTAGTCATGAGTGCTACGCTTGAGGCTGAAAAATTTCAGGGTTATTTTAGTGGTGCGCCACTGATGAAAGTGCCGGGAAGGCTTCATCCAGTTGAGATTTTTTACACACAGGATCCTGAAAGAGATTACCTGGAAGCCGCTATCAAGACCGTTATTCAGATACACACTTTTGAAGGTCCTGGGGATATACTTGTGTTTTTAACTGGAGAAGAGGAGATTGAAGATGCATGTCGCAAGATGACAAAAGAAATAGCCAACATTGGAGATCAAGTTGGACCGGTCAAAATAGTACCACTATACTCCACCCTTCCTCCAGCTATGCAGCAGAAGATTTTTGAAGCTGCACCACCCCCAGTGGTGGAGGATGGTCCACCAGGAAGGAAGATTGTCGTGTCCACAAATATTGCTGAAACCTCTTTAACTATTGATGGTATAGTTTATGTTATAGATCCAGGGTTTGCAAAACAGAAGGTATATAACCCACGGATTCGTGTTGAGTCTCTCTTGGTTTCACCTATATCAAAGGCTAGTGCTCATCAACGTTCAGGGCGTGCTGGTAGAACTCAACCAGGGAAGTGTTTCAGGCTTTATACTGAAAAAAGTTTCAATAACGATCTTGTGGCGCAGACATATCCAGAGATACTGCGGTCGAACCTTGCAAATACAGTACTTACTTTGAAGAAACTGGGAATAGATGATTTGGTCCATTTTGATTTTATGGACCCACCTGCTCCCGAGACACTGATGCGGGCACTGGAGGTCTTGAATTACTTAGGAGCCCTTGACGATGATGGAAATTTGACCAAGTTAGGTGAAGTCATGAGCGAACTTCCATTAGATCCTCAAATGGCAAAAATGCTAGTTGTCAGCCCAGAATTCAATTGCTCAAACGAGATTCTTTCAGTATCTGCTATGCTTTCAG TACCCAATTGCTTTGTCCGGCCTAGGGAGGCGCAAAAGGCTGCAGACGAAGCAAAAGCCCGGTTTGGTCACATTGATGGGGATCATCTCACTCTATTGAATGTGTATCATGCATACAAGCAAAACA AGGAAGATCCACAATGGTGCTATGAGAATTTTATCAATCACAGGGCTCTTAAATCTGCGGACAATGTCAGACAGCAGCTAGCTCGCATAATGGCTAGGTTCAACCTGAAGTTATGCAGCACGGATTTTAACAGTCGTGATTACTATGTGAATATTAGAAAGGCTATGCTAGCTGGATATTTCATGCAAGTTGCCCATATGGAGCGCACAGGCCACTATCTGACAGTAAAAGATAATCAA GTTGTACATTTGCACCCTTCGAATTGCTTGGACCATAAGCCAGAGTGGGTTATCTATAATGAATACGTTCTGACAAGCAGGAATTTTATCCGTACTGTAACAGATGTGCGTGGTGAATG GTTGATTGATATTGCTCCCCACTATTATGATCTGATTAATTTTCCGAATTGTGAGGCGAAGCGCCAACTGGAGAAATTATACAAGAAGCGGGAGAACTCGAGGGAGGAGGGCAAGAATAGGAAGTGA
- the LOC142556359 gene encoding small ribosomal subunit protein uS2-like yields MATPQRALSAKEADIQMMLAAEVHLGTKNCDFQMERYVFKRRNDGIYIINVGRTWEKLQMAARVIVAIENPQDIIVQSARPYGQRAVLKFAQYTGAHAIAGRHTPGTFTNQLQTSFSEPRLLILTDPRTDHQPIKEAALYNIPTIAFCDTDSPMRHVDIGIPANNKGKHSIGCLFWLLARMVLQMRGVIAPGHKWDVMVDLFFYREPEESKEQQEEEIPALPDYADYSAAAAGADWSSGQIPDAQWTPDMVGTMPPVAGGWNADTAAGDGWDAAAAPAMAAAPAVDIVPGVVASGWE; encoded by the exons ATGGCGACTCCGCAAAGGGCATTGTCTGCAAAGGAGGCGGATATACAGATGATGCTGGCCGCCGAAGTTCATCTCGGCACCAAAAACTGCGATTTTCAGATGGAGCGTTACGTATTTAAGCGCCGAAACGACG GGATTTACATCATCAACGTCGGAAGAACTTGGGAAAAACTTCAAATGGCTGCCAGAGTAATTGTTGCAATTGAGAATCCTCAAGACATTATTGTTCAGTCTGCCAGACCATATGGTCAGAGAGCTGTCCTCAAGTTTGCTCAATATACTGGTGCTCATGCAATTGCTGGTCGACACACACCTGGAACTTTCACCAACCAGCTTCAGACTTCGTTCAGTGAACCTAGGCTTTTGATTCTTACCGACCCAAGAACCGATCATCAG CCTATCAAAGAAGCTGCTCTCTATAACATCCCCACCATAGCTTTCTGTGACACTGACTCTCCAATGCGTCATGTCGATATTGGTATTCCTGCCAATAACAAGGGAAAGCACAGCATTGGCTGTCTTTTTTGGCTCTTGGCTAGGATGGTTCTCCAGATGCGAGGTGTGATTGCACCTGGTCACAAATGGGATGTCATG GTTGATCTATTTTTCTACCGAGAGCCTGAGGAATCTAAGGAACAACAGGAGGAGGAAATTCCAGCTCTCCCTGATTATGCTGATTATTCGGCTGCTGCAGCTGGAGCCGATTGGTCCAGCGGTCAGATTCCAGATGCCCAATGGACTCCTGATATGGTTGGTACCATGCCACCAGTTGCAGGTGGTTGGAATGCTGACACTG CTGCCGGTGATGGATGGGATGCAGCTGCTGCACCAGCCATGGCTGCTGCTCCGGCCGTCGACATAGTGCCGGGTGTTGTTGCCAGTGGCTGGGAGTAG
- the LOC142556788 gene encoding uncharacterized protein LOC142556788 — protein sequence MRVLTNFLWRLPSKILNFGISLLNMKISLNTETISKRRRPLHTCGASILAIGHNALTKAQDFDEPLGSLAKRAVSCFDIFFPFIYNILYQWLAMLSFMDDHILTVEHAVEFVFPPSKCLFDKMDVLVCDAEVLPEKFDDILRRVSMIVHKFPFLDWVFGFVISLLHFLVSVLNLWGSKDVTSGKEMRVGASCNIIEKKEASNSNNFQGMETTVKRLEFFDDIQSDENSLMFKSAVSSPFPDLSREESDEFGIKGSMSKLNSMKCTYKEMLQLGQGKMLININSLCWFYIGTK from the exons ATGAGAGTTCTCACGAATTTCCTTTGGAGGCTTCCTAGCAAGATCTTGAATTTTGGGATTTCTCTATTGAATATG AAGATAAGTTTAAATACGGAAACAATAAGCAAACGACGCCGTCCTCTGCATACTTGTGGGGCATCAATCTTAGCAATTGGCCACAATGCACTAACAAAAGCACAAGATTTTGATGAACCGTTGGGATCGTTGGCAAAAAGAGCCGTTTCGTGCTTTGACATATTCTTCCCTTTCATATACAACATACTCTATCAATGGCTAGCAATGCTATCTTTCATGGATGATCACATCCTCACTGTTGAGCATGCAGTGGAGTTCGTTTTCCCTCCATCCAAGTGTCTCTTTGATAAGATGGATGTTCTTGTCTGTGATGCAGAAGTTTTACCAGAGaaatttgatgatattctgagaAGAGTCAGTATGATTGTGCATAAATTCCCATTTCTTGATTGGGTTTTTGGTTTTGTAATTTCATTATTGCATTTTCTTGTTTCCGTTTTGAATCTTTGGGGTTCAAAAGATGTTACAAGTGGAAAGGAAATGAGGGTTGGTGCTAGTTGCAATATCATCGAGAAAAAAGAAGCTTCAAATTCGAATAATTTTCAAGGAATGGAGACAACAGTTAAGAGATTGGAGTTTTTTGATGATATACAATCTGATGAAAATTCTCTCATGTTTAAGTCAGCGGTTTCATCTCCATTTCCGGATTTGTCACGAGAGGAGAGTGATGAATTTGGGATAAAGGGTAGTATGAGCAAGTTGAATTCTATGAAGTGCACATATAAGGAAATGCTCCAGCTGGGACAAGGGAAGATGTTGATAAACATTAATAGTTTGTGTTGGTTTTATATTGGAACGAAGTAA
- the LOC142504530 gene encoding pre-mRNA-splicing factor ATP-dependent RNA helicase DEAH7-like yields the protein MIQSPVSEIQRINLGNVVILLKSLKIDNLSDFDFMDPPTQENILNSMHQLWVLCALNNVGGLTTIFLPKDRVEESDAAREQFFVPKSDLLNVYQQWKANQYRGDWCNDHFLQVKGLRKATEVRSQLLNILKTLKIPLASSGPDWDVVRKVICSAYFHYAARLKGVGEYVNYRNGMPCHSHPSSALYGLGWVILQITWFVMS from the exons ATGATACAGAGTCCTGTGTCAGAAATCCAAAGAATCAATCTTGGCAACGTGGTTATATTGCTGAAGTCTCTGAAAATCGATAATTTATCGGATTTTGACTTTATGGATCCCCCTACTCAAGAAAACATCCTAAATTCCATGCACCAGTTGTGGGTCTTATGTGCTTTGAACAATGTTGGGGGTCTTAC TACCATCTTTTTACCCAAGGATAGGGTTGAGGAGAGTGATGCAGCTAGGGAACAGTTCTTTGTGCCCAAGTCTGACCTCCTCAACGTGTATCAGCAATGGAAAGCTAATCAATATCGGGGTGATTGGTGCAATGATCATTTTCTGCAGGTGAAAGGGTTACGTAAGGCCACAGAGGTAAGATCCCagttactaaatattttaaaaactcTTAAGATTCCACTTGCATCTAGTGGCCCTGATTGGGATGTCGTGAGAAAAGTCATATGCTCCGCTTATTTTCACTATGCTGCACGTCTGAAAGGTGTTGGGGAATACGTCAACTACAGGAATGGAATGCCATGCCACTCACATCCAAGCAGTGCTTTATATGGCTTGGGTTGGGTTATACTCCAGATTACGTGGTTTGTCATGAGTTGA
- the LOC142556360 gene encoding LOW QUALITY PROTEIN: F-box/kelch-repeat protein At1g67480-like (The sequence of the model RefSeq protein was modified relative to this genomic sequence to represent the inferred CDS: inserted 1 base in 1 codon), producing MPGPFSVKRIKESDMCLSHLAHKATPTAKSDLILKNSKVSADDCQSSILPGLPDDVSKHCLALVPRSNFPSMGAVCKQWRSFIKSKEFITVRKLAGMLEEWLYILTMDVEGKESHWEVLDCYGRKHHQLPQMPGPVVAGFGVVVLNGKLIXIAGYSVVDGTQSVLADVHQYDSCLNSWSKLASMNVARYDFGCAEVNGAVYVVGGCGKDGDSLSCAEIYDPDTNKWTVIESMRRPRWGCFACGFEGKLYVMGGRSSFTIGNSRFDDVYSPERHTWCQIKNGCVMVTAHAVLGKKLCCMEWKNERRLAIFNPSDNSWKMVPVPVAGSTSIGFRFGILDGKLLLFSLQEDPGFHTLLYDPNAAPGSEWQTSEIKPSGSCLCSVTIKA from the exons ATGCCAGGCCCTTTTTCTGTGAAGAGAATAAAAGAATCAGATATGTGTTTATCCCACTTGGCGCATAAAGCCACTCCGACTGCTAAAAGtgatttgattttaaaaaattcaaaggtTTCTGCCGATGATTGTCAGAGTTCCATCTTGCCTGGATTACCTGATGATGTCTCTAAGCACTGCCTTGCTCTTGTTCCTCGATCTAATTTTCCCTCCATGGGTGCTGTGTGCAAGCAATGGAGGTCTTTTATCAAAAGCAAGGAGTTCATCACCGTCAGAAAACTAGCTGGGATGCTCGAGGAATGGCTTTACATCCTTACTATGGATGTTGAGGGAAAAGAGAGCCACTGGGAGGTTCTGGATTGTTACGGACGCAAACACCATCAACTCCCACAAATGCCTGGACCTGTCGTGGCAGGCTTTGGCGTGGTTGTTCTCAACGGAAAACTTA TTATTGCTGGCTACTCTGTGGTAGATGGAACTCAATCTGTTTTAGCAGATGTTCATCAATATGATTCTTGCCTCAACAG CTGGAGCAAATTAGCTAGCATGAATGTAGCACGGTATGACTTTGGTTGTGCTGAGGTGAATGGTGCAGTCTATGTGGTTGGAGGATGTGGGAAGGATGGAGACTCTCTCTCATGTGCTGAGATTTATGACCCCGATACAAACAAGTGGACTGTGATAGAGAGTATGCGGCGCCCAAGGTGGGGATGTTTTGCCTGTGGCTTCGAGGGGAAGCTCTATGTTATGGGAGGTAGGTCGAGTTTCACCATTGGAAACTCCAGGTTTGACGATGTCTATAGTCCTGAGAGGCACACATGGTGCCAGATAAAAAACGGCTGTGTTATGGTTACTGCTCATGCAGTACTAGGCAAGAAGCTGTGTTGCATGGAATGGAAAAACGAGCGTAGACTTGCTATATTTAACCCCTCGGACAACTCATGGAAGATGGTTCCTGTTCCTGTGGCAGGAAGCACGAGTATTGGATTTCGATTTGGAATATTGGATGGAAAGCTTTTGTTGTTTTCACTGCAGGAGGATCCTGGTTTCCATACTTTGTTATATGATCCAAATGCCGCCCCAGGATCCGAATGGCAGACATCAGAGATAAAGCCATCGGGGTCGTGCTTATGTAGTGTCACAATCAAAGCTTGA
- the LOC142556356 gene encoding urease, with the protein MKLSPREMDKLMLHNAGALAQKRLARGLRLNHAESVALISSQILEFVRNGDKSVVELMDLGRQLLGRRQVLPSVHYLLHTVQVEGTFHDGTKLITVHDPISSENGNLELALHGSFLPVPSVDRFPEVSDAKIPGELIVRAGQILINSGRKCIVLKVTNTGDRPIQVGSHYHFIEVNPYLVFDRRKAYGMRLNIPAGTATRFEPGDSKSVTLVRIGGTQVIRGGNRIVDGMVDETKITEVMKTVHEGGFGVLEETNATEGVIEEGSPFSHSMHRETYANMYGPTTGDKIRLGDTDLIAEIERDSTVYGDECVFGGGKVLRDGMGQACGYCSLDCLDTVITNAVIVDYTGIFKADIGIKDGNIASLGKAGNPDIMNGVVSNMIIGVNTEVIAGEGMIVTAGAIDCHVHFICPQLAFEAITSGITTLVGGGTGPADGTRATTCTPAPFHMKLMLQSTDNLPLNFGFTGKGNTAKAEGLHEVIKAGAIGLKLHEDWGTTPAAIDRCLSVAEEYDVQVNIHTDTLNESGFVEHTIAAFEGRTIHAYHSEGAGGGHAPDIIKVCGVKNVLPSSTNPTRPFTSNTVDEHLDMLMVCHHLDKDIREDVAFAESRIRAETIAAEDILHDMGAISIISSDSQAMGRIGEVICRTWQTGHKMKVVRGPVDCNPSENDNLRIRRYIAKYTINPAIACGISDFVGSLEVGKLADLVLWKPSFFGAKPEMVIKGGTIAWSNMGDPNASIPTPEPVTMRPMFGAFGKAGSANSISFVSKVALDSGVKELYGLDKRVEAVGNVRKLTKLDMKLNDALPDITVDPETYTVTADGEVLTCTAADVVPLSRNYFLF; encoded by the exons ATGAAATTGTCACCCAGAGAAATGGACAAATTGATGCTCCATAATGCTGGAGCATTAGCCCAGAAGCGTTTGGCTCGTGGATTAAGACTCAATCACGCTGAATCTGTTGCTCTTATATCATCTCAG ATATTGGAATTTGTGCGCAATGGTGATAAGAGTGTTGTGGAGTTGATGGATCTTGGGAGGCAGTTGTTGGGAAG AAGACAAGTTCTCCCATCTGTTCATTATCTTCTGCATACGGTTCAG GTTGAGGGGACTTTTCATGATGGGACAAAGTTGATCACAGTCCATGATCCTATATCAAGTGAAAATGGAAACCTGGAGCTGGCTTTACATGGATCCTTTCTTCCAG TTCCTTCTGTGGACAGGTTTCCAGAAGTTTCAGATGCTAAAATTCCTGGTGAATTAATAGTTAGGGCAGGCCAAATTTTAATCAACTCTGGAAGAAAATGCATAGTTCTCAAAGTTACTAACACTGGAGACAGGCCAATTCAG GTTGGGAGTCATTATCACTTCATTGAGGTCAATCCATATTTGGTTTTCGATCGGAGGAAAGCATATGGCATGCGGCTAAATATCCCAGCTGGGACAGCTACACGTTTCGAG CCAGGGGACTCCAAAAGTGTTACTCTTGTCAGGATTGGAGGTACACAAGTTATTAGGGGAGGAAATAGAATCGTTGATGGTATGGTGGATGAAACCAAAATTACTGAAGTGATGAAAACTGTACATGAAGGAGGATTTGGTGTTCTGGAGGAAACAAATGCCAC AGAAGGTGTCATTGAAGAAGGATCTCCTTTTTCCCATTCAATGCATCGTGAAACCTATGCTAATATGTATGGCCCCACCACTGGCGACAAAATTCGGCTAGGAGACACTGATTTAATTGCAGAAATTGAAAGAGATTCTACTGTGTATGGGGATGAGTGTGTATTTGGTGGTGGAAAAGTTCTGAGAGATGGAATGGGACAGGCTTGTGGATATTGTTCGTTGGATTGTTTAGATACTGTTATCACAAACGCTGTGATAGTTGATTATACTGGAATCTTTAAGGCTGATATAGGCATTAAAGATGGTAATATTGCTTCTCTTGGAAAAGCAGGCAATCCAGATATCATGAATGGAGTCGTGAGCAATATGATAATAGGA GTAAATACTGAGGTTATAGCCGGAGAAGGAATGATTGTTACCGCGGGAGCTATAGATTGCCATGTGCATTTTATATGCCCTCAATTGGCATTTGAAGCAATAACAAGTG GCATCACTACATTGGTGGGAGGTGGTACAGGGCCTGCTGATGGAACGCGTGCTACTACTTGTACACCTGCACCATTTCACATGAAACTAATGTTGCAATCGACAGACAATTTACCCCTCAATTTTGGTTTCACAGGAAAA GGAAACACAGCGAAAGCAGAAGGCTTACATGAAGTAATCAAGGCTGGTGCGATTGGATTGAAGCTTCATGAGGACTGGGGAACAACTCCAGCAGCAATTGATAGATGTTTGTCTGTTGCAGAAGAATATGATGTTCAG GTCAATATCCACACGGACACATTAAATGAATCTGGGTTTGTGGAGCATACTATTGCAGCATTTGAAGGTCGAACTATTCATGCTTACCACAG TGAAGGGGCAGGTGGTGGTCATGCTCCAGATATCATTAAAGTTTGTGGTGTAAAAAATGTTCTCCCCTCGTCAACTAATCCTACACGCCCATTTACTTCCAATACAGTGGATGAGCATCTTGACATGCTT ATGGTCTGCCATCACCTTGACAAGGACATTAGAGAGGATGTCGCTTTTGCTGAGTCACGAATTCGTGCTGAAACGATAGCTGCAGAAGATATATTGCATGATATGGGTGCAATTAGTATCATATCTTCTGATTCGCAGGCCATGGGTCGTATCGGAGAG GTAATTTGCAGAACTTGGCAAACCGGTCATAAAATGAAGGTAGTGAGAGGGCCAGTTGACTGCAACCCATCAGAAAATGATAATTTGCGGATCAGGAGATACATTGCAAAGTACACAATCAATCCTGCTATAGCTTGTGGAATTTCTGATTTTGTTGGTTCACTTGAG GTGGGAAAGTTGGCTGATCTTGTTTTGTGGAAGCCCTCATTCTTTGGTGCTAAGCCAGAAATGGTGATCAAAGGTGGAACTATAGCATGGTCTAACATGGGTGATCCAAATGCAAGCATCCCAACTCCAGAACCG GTCACCATGAGGCCAATGTTTGGAGCATTTGGCAAAGCTGGGAGTGCTAATTCAATTTCTTTTGTCAGCAAG GTGGCTCTAGACTCTGGGGTGAAAGAGCTATATGGACTTGATAAACGGGTGGAAGCCGTAGGCAATGTGAGGAAACTCACAAAGCTCGACATGAAGCTCAACGACGCCCTTCCAGACATCACAGTTGATCCAGAGACATACACAGTGACAGCAGATGGAGAGGTTCTTACCTGCACAGCAGCCGACGTTGTTCCGCTCTCTCGGAATTATTTCCTTTTCTAG
- the LOC142556357 gene encoding NADH dehydrogenase [ubiquinone] flavoprotein 1, mitochondrial, with amino-acid sequence MARIMSILFLHRTALVRRSSENWGLATRFFGTTQAATTSATPQPPPPPPPPEKTHFGDLKDEDRIFTNVYGIHDPFLKGAMKRGDWYRTKDLVLKGADWIVNDMKKSGLRGRGGAGFPSGLKWSFMPKTSDGRPSYLVVNADESEPGTCKDREIMRHDPHKLLEGCLIAGVGMRASAAYIYIRGEYVNERKNLEKARKEAYEAGFLGKNACGSGYDFDVHIHFGAGAYICGEETALLESLEGKQGKPRLKPPFPANAGLYGCPTTVTNVETVAVSPTILRRGPEWFASFGRKNNSGTKLFCISGHVNKPCTVEEEMSIPLRELLERHCGGVRGGWDNLLAVIPGGSSVPLLPKNICEEVLMDFDALKAVQSGLGTAAVIVMDKSTDVVDAIARLSYFYKHESCGQCTPCREGTGWLWMIMERLKVGNAKLEEIDMLQEVTKQIEGHTICALGDAAAWPVQGLIRHFRPELERRIRERADRELKLAAAA; translated from the exons ATG GCACGTATAATGAGCATTCTTTTTCTGCACAGAACTGCTTTGGTTCGGAGGTCTAGCGAAAATTGGGGCCTGGCAACTAGATTTTTCGGTACCACCCAGGCTGCGACAACTTCTGCTACACCGCagcctcctccacctccacctcctcCAGAAAAAACCCATTTCGGTGACCTTAAAGACGAGGATCGCATTTTTACGAATGTATATGGCATACATGATCCTTTTCTCAAAGGCGCCATGAAACGTGGAGACTGGTATCGGACAAAAGATCTGGTGCTCAAGGGTGCTGACTGGATTGTCAATGACATGAAGAAATCTGGTCTTCGTGGACGTGGTGGAGCTGGTTTTCCTTCTGGTCTTAAATGGTCCTTTATGCCCAAAACTTCTGATGGCCGCCCATCATATCTTGTTGTTAATGCGGATGAAAGTGAACCTGGAACATGCAAAGATAGAGAAATCATGCGCCACGATCCACACAAATTACTTGAAGGTTGTCTAATTGCTGGAGTAGGAATGAGGGCGTCAGCTGCATATATTTACATTCGAGGTGAATATGTTAATGAAAGGAAGAACCTTGAGAAGGCCAGGAAAGAAGCTTATGAAGCTGGATTTTTGGGGAAGAATGCCTGTGGATCAGGTTATGATTTTGACGTACATATCCACTTTGGTGCGGGGGCTTATATTTGTGGTGAAGAGACAGCTCTTCTGGAGAGCCTCGAGGGTAAGCAAGGAAAACCTAGGTTGAAGCCACCCTTTCCAGCCAATGCAGGACTATATGGCTGCCCCACTACCGTTACAAATGTCGAAACAGTGGCTGTTTCACCCACCATACTAAGGCGTGGACCTGAATGGTTTGCCAGTTTTGGGAGAAAAAACAATTCCGGAACAAAACTTTTTTGCATCTCCGGTCACGTAAACAAGCCTTGCACAGTTGAAGAGGAGATGAGTATACCATTGAGAGAGCTCCTAGAACGACACTGCGGAGGTGTTCGGGGAGGATGGGACAACTTACTCGCTGTTATACCTGGTGGCTCGTCAGTTCCATTACTTCCCAAGAACATATGTGAGGAAGTGCTCATGGATTTTGATGCACTCAAGGCTGTTCAGTCGGGATTGGGAACTGCTGCTGTCATTGTAATGGATAAGTCAACTGATGTAGTAGACGCTATAGCCCGACTCTCTTACTTCTACAAGCATGAGAGTTGTGGTCAGTGTACGCCTTGTAGAGAAGGCACAGGATGGCTCTGGATGATCATGGAGAGATTGAAGGTGGGAAATGCGAAATTGGAGGAGATCGACATGCTTCAGGAGGTGACCAAGCAAATTGAAGGCCACACAATCTGTGCGTTGGGTGATGCTGCTGCTTGGCCGGTTCAGGGGCTTATCAGGCACTTTAGACCAGAACTTGAAAGAAGGATCAGGGAGCGAGCAGATAGAGAGTTAAAACTGGCTGCTGCTGCTTAA